Genomic DNA from Taurinivorans muris:
AAAAGAGAAAGGTTTTGGTTTGAAATATTTTCATACTATCCCGCCAGACTGCTCATTTCAAAAATCGGAAGCATGATTGCGATAACGACAAAGCCGACAAAACCGCCCAGTATGAGTATCATGATCGGTTCCAAAAGAGACGTGAGAATTTGAATTTTGTTTGCAACGGCGTTTTCGCAATCGTCAGCCACCCACAGGAGCATATCGCTTAAATTTCCGCTTTTTTCACCTGCCGCCACCATGTTCCGCGCAATGCCCGGAAACAGTTTTTCCTCGTTCATATAAGCGGAAATATCATGCCCTTCCTGCACGCCGTCAATCATATTCTGAACGGAGCGGGTCATAATGACGTTATCCGTAATGGAATGGACTATTTTCAGGGCTTTTAAAAGCGTGACGCCGTTTTTCAGGAGCATGCCAAGCGTTCTTGTGAGCTGGCTCACCAAAACATATCTGTATGTTTCAGCGACAAGGGGCAGTTTGAGCAGCAGACCGTGCCAAAGGAGTTTTCCCCTGCGCGATTTTTTAAAGCGGTAAAAAAGAAAAGCGAAACCGGTGGCAAGAAGCGCGATGATCCACCAAAAGCTTCGGACGAATTGGCTTATGCCCAATAAAATTCTTGTGGGCAGGGGGAGGATTTTTCCCATATCGGCAAAAATGCCGGTAACTTGCGGAATAACG
This window encodes:
- a CDS encoding type II secretion system F family protein; the protein is MPTFIYKAVDQKGKNHKGSIDSDTEKSAIFALKAQGLIPLSISLTSKKISENQKQSHTGTSSFNENSGPKNIIEKLQSIHIGPQNVSSSNIAAVIRQLATLIKAGLPVDKALKYLGEQCANEQLRQCLSQIKDNIRTGKSLADSMAEFPQFFSQTFVTMIRAGEEAGTLELVIERYADHMEQQVALKRKIQSALAYPVFMLFVGTAIIIFLLVYVIPQVTGIFADMGKILPLPTRILLGISQFVRSFWWIIALLATGFAFLFYRFKKSRRGKLLWHGLLLKLPLVAETYRYVLVSQLTRTLGMLLKNGVTLLKALKIVHSITDNVIMTRSVQNMIDGVQEGHDISAYMNEEKLFPGIARNMVAAGEKSGNLSDMLLWVADDCENAVANKIQILTSLLEPIMILILGGFVGFVVIAIMLPIFEMSSLAG